In Castanea sativa cultivar Marrone di Chiusa Pesio chromosome 6, ASM4071231v1, a single window of DNA contains:
- the LOC142640362 gene encoding putative protein S-acyltransferase 7, translating to MELMVPNIFLSDPSEQEIGRENPEVSENGGNIMVTMWEKLFAFRRVVKDQLEQLVQYFRGSNLERTRVYQVWPGKNVFFFHGRLICGPDPRGLILTTVSIILSSWIFAVYVGGDLPSHSRLIIASSVILTIIVLVNLIMLTVIDPGIIPRNDQSSIEDSGTSDGTKSRKITVNGVDLKLKYCRICKIYRPPRSCHCAICDNCVEKYDHHSPLVGQCIALRNYRFFLAFVVSALVFLVYIFAFSCWRIHQRILRNGTGLFGLLKNCPETVALILFGAISIGFLGGLVLFHVYLTTKNQTAYENFRQSYVGSKNPFDKGILNNIKEFLFVALPPSRVDFRAEVTPRWSSAAASVV from the exons ATGGAATTGATGGTGCCTAACATATTTCTTTCTGACCCATCAGAACAAGAAATCGGCAGAGAAAATCCTGAAGTTAGCGAGAATGGTGGGAATATCATGGTCACTATGTGGGAGAAGTTGTTTGCTTTCAGAAGGGTTGTAAAGGATCAATTAGAACAATTGGTTCAATATTTTCGTGGCAGCAATTTGGAAAGAACTAGAGTCTACCAAGTTTGGCCTGGGAAAAAT GTATTTTTCTTCCATGGGAGACTCATTTGTGGTCCAGATCCAAGAGGGTTGATTTTGACAACAGtttctattattctctcaagtTGGATTTTTGCTGTCTATGTTGGGGGTGATCTACCAAGTCATTCTAGACTCATAATCGCCAGCTCTGTGATTTTGACAATAATT GTTCTCGTCAACTTGATTATGCTTACTGTAATTGATCCGGGAATTATTCCGAGAAATGATCAATCATCCATTGAAGATTCTGGTACTAGTGATGGCACAAAGAGTAGGAAGATAACTGTTAATGGGGTGGATTTGAAACTAAAATATTGTCGAATTTGTAAGATTTATCGGCCACCCAGGAGTTGCCACTGTGCTATATGCGACAATTGTGTTGAGAAATATGATCACCATAGCCCGTTGGTTGGTCAATGTATTGCACTG AGGAACTATCGTTTTTTCCTAGCATTTGTTGTATCGGCCTTGGTTTTCCTTGTCTACATCTTTGCCTTTTCCTGCTGGAGAATTCACCAAAGAATATTGAGAAATGGAACTGGATTGTTTGGTTTGCTAAAGAACTGTCCTGAAACAGTGGCATTGATATTGTTTGGTGCCATTTCCATCGGATTCCTAGGAGGCCTTGTTCTATTTCATGTGTACCTTACTACTAAAAACCAG ACAGCTTATGAGAATTTTCGGCAAAGTTATGTGGGTTCTAAAAATCCATTTGATAAAGGAATTCTGAATAATATTAAGGAGTTTTTGTTTGTGGCACTGCCACCTTCTAGAGTTGATTTTCGTGCTGAAGTTACACCTAGATGGTCTTCAGCAGCTGCAAGCGTTGTCTGA